A genome region from Chitinophagales bacterium includes the following:
- the recA gene encoding recombinase RecA: MAEANKEKLKALKLTMDKLDKVYGKGAVMKLGDSRVVNAETYSSGSIGLDIALGIGGFPRGRVVEIYGPESSGKTTIAIHAIAEAQKKGGLAAMIDAEHAFDKTYAENLGVDTENLFISQPDDGEQALDITEHLIRSGALDIVVIDSVAALVPRGELEGEMGDSKMGLQARLMSQAMRKLTGAINKTGCTCVFINQLRDKIGVMFGSPETTTGGNALKFYASIRLDIRRIGQIKDKDSVVGNRTRVKVVKNKLAPPFRMAEFDIMYGLGISKVGEIVDMGVELDIVQKSGSWFSYDSTKLGQGREAVKQLLTDNPELADEIEAKIKDKLKPIVEEEVVVEEASTES, translated from the coding sequence ATGGCAGAAGCAAACAAAGAAAAATTAAAAGCACTAAAACTCACCATGGACAAATTAGACAAGGTCTATGGTAAGGGTGCAGTAATGAAATTAGGCGATAGCAGAGTCGTAAATGCAGAAACATATTCAAGTGGATCAATAGGGCTGGATATTGCACTGGGCATAGGAGGTTTTCCTCGCGGCAGGGTTGTGGAAATATATGGCCCGGAATCATCTGGTAAAACAACCATTGCTATTCACGCCATTGCAGAAGCACAAAAGAAAGGCGGACTGGCTGCTATGATAGATGCAGAACATGCCTTTGACAAAACCTATGCAGAAAACCTCGGTGTGGATACGGAAAATCTGTTTATTTCCCAACCCGATGATGGTGAACAGGCATTGGATATTACCGAGCATCTGATTCGCTCTGGCGCACTGGATATTGTAGTTATTGACTCAGTTGCTGCACTCGTTCCGCGCGGAGAATTGGAAGGCGAAATGGGCGATTCTAAAATGGGCTTACAGGCACGCCTGATGTCCCAGGCCATGAGAAAGCTTACCGGGGCAATTAATAAAACAGGCTGTACCTGCGTATTTATCAACCAGCTTAGAGATAAAATCGGTGTGATGTTTGGCAGCCCGGAAACAACTACCGGTGGTAACGCACTGAAATTTTATGCCTCTATTCGATTGGACATTCGAAGAATTGGGCAGATCAAGGACAAAGACAGTGTAGTAGGTAACCGCACCCGTGTGAAAGTGGTGAAAAACAAATTGGCTCCACCTTTCCGAATGGCTGAATTCGACATTATGTACGGACTGGGCATTTCCAAAGTGGGCGAAATTGTAGATATGGGCGTTGAACTGGATATTGTGCAAAAGAGCGGAAGTTGGTTCAGCTATGACAGCACCAAGCTCGGACAGGGAAGAGAAGCTGTTAAGCAATTACTGACCGATAATCCCGAACTTGCAGATGAAATAGAAGCTAAGATCAAAGACAAGCTCAAACCCATAGTTGAGGAAGAAGTGGTTGTAGAAGAAGCAAGCACTGAATCGTAA
- a CDS encoding SDR family oxidoreductase, with translation MQDYFKDKSIVITGATSGLGRRLAEILLSYSAHVTAIGRNKEALSELEALAKKSNGEILCISCDVGDYEQCKSAFKKILAHFGKVDVLINNAGITNISKFEPGKHVEVTKSLFQTNFFGAVNCTELAYNSIVQHKGSIVNISSVAGYSPLMGRTAYSASKHAMHGFFDTLRTELKEHGVNVMMACPTFIQTGIRTSTEQKVQGETLSVDYVANKILKGIVKRKRLLLIGKTATFAYWINKLFPETYEKIMIRNQKNKF, from the coding sequence ATGCAAGACTATTTTAAAGATAAAAGTATAGTAATTACCGGTGCTACCAGCGGGCTGGGGAGAAGGCTTGCAGAAATCCTGCTCAGCTATTCAGCGCATGTAACTGCAATAGGCAGAAATAAAGAAGCATTGTCTGAACTGGAAGCCCTTGCTAAAAAAAGCAATGGGGAAATATTGTGCATCTCCTGTGATGTAGGTGATTATGAACAGTGCAAATCAGCTTTCAAAAAAATACTTGCCCATTTCGGCAAAGTTGATGTTCTAATAAACAATGCCGGAATCACCAATATTTCAAAATTTGAACCAGGAAAACATGTGGAAGTTACTAAAAGCCTTTTTCAGACGAATTTTTTCGGAGCTGTAAATTGCACAGAACTGGCTTATAACAGCATTGTACAACACAAAGGGTCAATAGTGAACATTTCAAGTGTAGCAGGTTATTCTCCACTTATGGGCAGAACTGCATATTCAGCTAGCAAGCATGCCATGCACGGGTTTTTCGATACGCTGCGGACTGAACTAAAAGAACATGGTGTAAATGTGATGATGGCCTGCCCCACTTTTATACAAACAGGTATCAGGACTAGTACTGAGCAGAAAGTACAGGGAGAAACTTTAAGTGTTGATTATGTGGCTAATAAGATCCTAAAAGGCATCGTCAAGCGCAAAAGATTATTGCTTATTGGAAAAACTGCTACCTTTGCTTACTGGATCAATAAATTATTTCCTGAAACTTATGAAAAAATAATGATCCGTAATCAAAAAAACAAATTTTGA
- a CDS encoding pyridoxal-phosphate dependent enzyme → MPKDSVYQDVSEIIGNTPLVRLRSLEQIVKGKVYAKLEGLNPGLSTKDRIVLHMLEVAEKEGKIKPGGTVIEATSGNTGFSLAMISATKGYKCILTMKDKISKTKVEMIEAMGGTVIICPSNVKPDDPKSYFSVAKKLNKQIPNSHYLNQNFNIGNMEAHYLGTGKEIWEQTEGKLTYFLACASTGGTISGTAKYIKERNPNVRVVAVDSEGSLLSPYFKTGEIDNSVSGSTQLEGVGKKIIPGNIEFSLIDRFITVEDKASAHAAYQLARTEGLLMGYSSGAAIEGLKQLNDELTDDDITVILLSDHGAKYLTKIYNKQWMKDQGFWTEELEPEPLEAAYL, encoded by the coding sequence ATGCCAAAAGACAGTGTATATCAGGATGTTTCAGAAATAATAGGCAACACCCCTTTGGTGCGGCTGAGAAGTCTGGAACAAATTGTCAAAGGAAAAGTTTACGCCAAATTAGAAGGCTTAAACCCTGGACTTTCTACCAAAGACCGCATTGTACTTCATATGCTTGAAGTGGCAGAAAAAGAAGGCAAAATCAAACCTGGAGGCACTGTAATTGAAGCTACTTCCGGAAATACAGGTTTTAGCCTTGCTATGATATCCGCTACCAAAGGATACAAATGCATTCTCACAATGAAGGATAAAATTTCGAAAACAAAAGTAGAAATGATAGAGGCTATGGGCGGTACAGTAATTATATGTCCATCTAATGTCAAACCTGATGACCCAAAATCCTATTTTTCTGTTGCCAAAAAATTAAACAAACAAATTCCCAACTCACATTACCTCAATCAAAACTTCAATATCGGAAATATGGAAGCCCATTATTTGGGGACCGGAAAGGAAATCTGGGAACAGACAGAAGGAAAACTCACTTACTTTTTGGCATGTGCCAGCACCGGAGGCACTATTTCAGGAACAGCAAAGTACATCAAAGAGCGCAATCCCAATGTGAGAGTTGTGGCTGTGGATTCAGAGGGCTCCTTATTAAGCCCCTATTTTAAAACAGGAGAAATTGACAATTCAGTGAGCGGTTCCACTCAATTAGAAGGAGTTGGAAAAAAAATTATTCCCGGAAATATCGAATTTTCACTTATTGATCGCTTTATAACTGTTGAAGACAAAGCAAGTGCGCATGCAGCGTATCAGCTGGCCAGAACTGAAGGTCTATTGATGGGCTATTCTAGTGGAGCTGCTATTGAAGGTTTAAAACAATTAAATGACGAGTTGACTGATGATGATATTACTGTAATTTTATTGTCAGATCACGGAGCTAAATATCTTACTAAAATATACAACAAGCAGTGGATGAAAGATCAGGGGTTCTGGACAGAAGAATTAGAACCCGAACCTTTAGAAGCTGCTTATTTATAA
- a CDS encoding pyridoxal phosphate-dependent aminotransferase family protein — protein MKDLFERLDIKNSPLGRFANVEGYYIFPKLEGELDSRMNFNGQKVLVWSLNNYLGLGNHPEVRKVDAQAAKDWGLAYPMGSRMMSGNTDYHEKLEKDLADFIKKESVVLVNYGYQGMSSAIDALLGRNDIAVYDSESHACIVDGLRMHLGKRFAYDHNNIEKLEKNLQRATNLAEQSGGGILVITEGVFGMRGDQGKLKEIIALKKKYNFRLLVDDAHGFGTLGKTGAGAGEEQGVMNEIDIYFSTFAKSMASIGAFFGGNEEVIKFLKYNMRSQIFAKSLPMPITIGNIKRLEMLRSMPELKAKLWENVNALQKGLRERGFNIGNTNSCVTPVYLEGSVEEASQLIYDLRQNYGIFCSIVLYPVIPKGMMLLRLIPTAVHTPQDIEETLQAFEAVASKLKNKEYLEKIATLEEQDGK, from the coding sequence ATGAAAGATTTATTTGAAAGGCTCGATATAAAAAATTCACCGCTGGGCAGGTTTGCCAATGTTGAGGGCTATTATATTTTCCCGAAACTGGAAGGTGAGTTGGATAGTAGAATGAATTTCAATGGACAAAAAGTGCTTGTCTGGAGTCTTAATAATTACCTGGGACTGGGGAATCATCCTGAAGTACGCAAGGTAGATGCCCAGGCTGCCAAAGACTGGGGACTGGCCTACCCGATGGGTTCCAGAATGATGAGCGGCAATACCGATTATCACGAAAAATTGGAAAAAGACCTGGCTGATTTTATAAAAAAAGAATCTGTTGTATTGGTCAATTACGGCTACCAAGGTATGTCTTCAGCCATTGATGCATTGCTCGGCAGAAACGATATAGCAGTTTACGATTCTGAATCACATGCCTGTATTGTAGATGGACTGCGCATGCATCTTGGAAAACGATTTGCATATGACCACAACAATATTGAAAAACTGGAAAAAAACCTGCAACGCGCCACAAATCTGGCAGAGCAAAGTGGAGGAGGAATTCTTGTAATCACAGAAGGCGTTTTCGGAATGCGCGGTGACCAGGGCAAGCTGAAAGAAATTATTGCGCTGAAGAAAAAGTACAATTTCCGTTTGTTGGTAGATGATGCGCATGGTTTTGGCACACTTGGAAAAACAGGAGCCGGAGCCGGAGAAGAGCAGGGCGTGATGAATGAAATTGATATATACTTCTCTACTTTTGCTAAATCTATGGCCAGTATTGGTGCATTTTTCGGGGGCAACGAAGAAGTGATTAAGTTTTTGAAATACAATATGCGCTCGCAAATATTTGCCAAATCGCTACCCATGCCCATTACTATTGGCAATATCAAGCGTCTGGAAATGTTGCGCAGTATGCCTGAACTTAAAGCTAAGCTTTGGGAAAATGTAAATGCATTGCAAAAAGGCCTGAGAGAAAGAGGGTTTAATATTGGCAATACCAACAGTTGTGTCACTCCGGTTTACTTAGAAGGCTCGGTTGAAGAGGCATCACAACTGATATATGACCTGCGCCAAAATTATGGCATATTCTGCTCTATCGTATTGTATCCAGTAATTCCAAAAGGCATGATGCTGCTACGATTGATACCTACGGCTGTACATACGCCACAAGATATTGAAGAAACACTTCAGGCATTTGAAGCTGTGGCTTCTAAACTGAAAAACAAGGAATATCTGGAGAAGATCGCTACCCTGGAAGAACAGGATGGAAAATAA